The following are from one region of the Melaminivora suipulveris genome:
- a CDS encoding GNAT family N-acetyltransferase translates to MKDFDIRLAINTDLQALYELEKRAFFTDRISLRSWRRMLISPSATVIVATSENIIVGSAVVLFRNSTSVSRIYSVAVSEDFQHCGIGRALITYACLIANKKNHREVRLESRIDNASAHRLFRSLGFSPWGKPVDGYYADGTAACRFRFRLPVSQPVLNEKPMAIHHLPHRSEESDPGAASFSRAHH, encoded by the coding sequence TATCCGATTGGCTATAAATACTGATCTTCAAGCCCTTTACGAATTGGAAAAAAGGGCATTTTTCACTGATCGGATCAGCTTACGTAGTTGGCGCAGAATGCTCATTAGTCCGTCTGCGACGGTGATCGTCGCCACATCAGAAAACATCATCGTTGGATCAGCAGTTGTTCTTTTCAGAAATAGTACTTCTGTTTCGCGCATTTACTCGGTAGCTGTCAGCGAAGATTTTCAACATTGTGGCATCGGGCGGGCATTGATAACTTATGCATGCCTGATCGCAAATAAGAAAAATCATCGCGAAGTTCGACTTGAGAGTCGAATCGATAACGCAAGCGCTCATAGGCTTTTCCGCTCTCTCGGTTTCTCCCCTTGGGGGAAGCCGGTGGACGGATACTATGCAGATGGAACAGCAGCATGCCGGTTTCGCTTCAGGCTACCGGTTTCACAGCCCGTTTTGAATGAAAAACCCATGGCGATTCATCACTTACCACACAGGTCAGAAGAATCTGATCCCGGGGCAGCCTCATTCAGTCGCGCGCACCATTGA
- a CDS encoding RimK family protein, with protein sequence MNSDHLIIVEKASDFRWSNPEIEIVTAEQYLADGPRIRSRPRKVINLCRSYSYLSVGYYCSLLAEARGDRVTPSVETILEVARRKPQATMLPMLSSLVGPLKDVPRSVRSLTLHVFFGEIEDPQLATLARKSFELFHCPLLEIEIERAGKSHIWEVSAVHPLKPSDVSPEQDDILVRGLARFTRRAWNPAPRPRTYRMALAILHDPKDPLPPSNLKTLARIAEIGESMDISVELIEKKDLSRLTQFDALFIRETTAVSHHTYEFARKAELAGMPVIDDPASILRCANKAYLAELLKGNDIPTPKTFLISKQSLNSMAMLLPYPVVLKVPDGAFSKSVKKANDATQLHDISREMLKESDVILAQEFMYTAFDWRIGVLDGKPLFAARYHMCKDHWQIIKHAGDGKFQEGRVESVQLTDVPGSILALACTSAKLIGDGLYGIDIKSNDQKSFVIEINDNPNIDVDMEDYHEGVDIYRKILAHLLERFEKRHKISKEYENISIESTSRKFNKNTRHINSDEGKVANKQSSQGPNSKTRNRDNLIEAGIVNIN encoded by the coding sequence ATGAACTCGGATCATCTTATCATCGTTGAGAAGGCTTCGGATTTCCGCTGGAGTAATCCGGAAATTGAGATTGTGACTGCGGAGCAATATCTTGCCGATGGGCCTCGAATACGAAGTCGTCCGCGAAAAGTCATCAATCTGTGCCGCAGCTACAGCTATTTGAGTGTGGGCTACTATTGTTCACTTCTCGCGGAGGCTCGTGGAGACAGGGTAACGCCAAGTGTTGAGACCATCCTGGAAGTGGCTCGGCGCAAACCCCAAGCCACCATGCTGCCGATGCTCAGTTCTCTGGTCGGCCCTCTCAAGGATGTGCCGCGCTCCGTGCGAAGTCTTACGTTGCACGTGTTCTTTGGGGAAATTGAAGATCCTCAGTTGGCCACGCTTGCCCGCAAGAGTTTCGAGTTATTCCATTGCCCTTTGCTGGAAATTGAAATTGAACGAGCTGGGAAATCCCATATTTGGGAGGTGTCCGCAGTCCACCCGCTCAAACCATCGGATGTGAGTCCCGAGCAAGACGATATCCTGGTCCGCGGCTTGGCCAGGTTTACCCGACGCGCTTGGAATCCCGCTCCACGCCCGCGGACTTATCGCATGGCACTCGCGATACTGCATGATCCCAAAGATCCTCTTCCCCCATCCAACTTGAAGACCTTGGCGAGAATTGCAGAAATAGGCGAGAGCATGGATATTTCGGTTGAATTGATCGAAAAAAAAGATCTCTCCAGATTAACCCAGTTTGATGCGCTTTTCATTCGCGAAACGACGGCAGTATCACATCATACTTATGAATTTGCGCGTAAGGCAGAATTAGCGGGAATGCCAGTTATTGATGATCCGGCATCTATTCTTCGGTGTGCCAACAAGGCATATCTTGCTGAACTCCTTAAGGGAAACGACATCCCCACTCCAAAGACTTTTCTAATAAGCAAGCAGAGTCTGAATAGTATGGCGATGCTCCTTCCTTATCCGGTAGTGCTGAAGGTCCCTGATGGGGCATTCAGCAAAAGTGTAAAAAAGGCAAATGATGCAACTCAGCTTCATGATATCTCCCGCGAAATGCTGAAAGAGTCGGATGTTATCCTTGCGCAGGAATTCATGTACACCGCCTTCGATTGGCGTATTGGTGTTTTGGATGGAAAGCCATTGTTTGCCGCCCGCTATCACATGTGCAAAGACCATTGGCAGATCATCAAACATGCTGGGGACGGGAAGTTCCAGGAAGGCCGCGTGGAATCTGTCCAACTGACCGACGTTCCAGGTTCAATTCTGGCGCTGGCATGCACGTCAGCAAAACTGATTGGAGATGGGCTTTACGGCATTGACATCAAATCCAACGATCAGAAATCTTTCGTTATCGAAATCAATGATAATCCAAATATTGATGTTGACATGGAGGATTATCATGAGGGCGTCGATATTTACAGAAAAATACTAGCCCATCTACTGGAGCGCTTTGAGAAGCGTCACAAAATATCAAAGGAATATGAAAATATTTCTATTGAATCCACAAGTAGAAAATTCAACAAAAATACACGCCATATTAATTCAGATGAAGGAAAGGTGGCCAACAAACAGAGTTCTCAAGGTCCAAACTCAAAAACTCGGAATCGAGATAATTTGATTGAAGCTGGTATTGTCAATATTAATTAA